TTCCACATTTAACTTGGTTAGGGCGCTCATAGTGCCCAACCCACAAGAATTTAATTTTGTTTTGTAACTTAGTAATTTCTTTCTTGTAAATCCCTAAATCATACTTACAGCAAACTTAATTGCGTCTACCTTTTTCAGGTACATAAATATGAGAAAAACTACCATTTTTACTTTGACATTGCTATCTTTAGCAATCCTACCAGCAATGGCACAAATTCAGACGGGCGGATTAGGCCAGGTTTGGACTGATTTTCAATCATATTCCACAGATTTGCAAAACTACCTTCAATATAATCTGAGCGACAACTTAAAGCCTGTAGAAGTACAGAGTCAAAATGCTCTGAGTAATGCCAGAGGAGAATTGAATATACCTAACCCTGTTATGGCTGGACAAAGAGTTCGTGATAATTTGATTCTCTACTCTTCTAATTCTGACTCCAGAGCGAGTCGCTTTGAGAATAATTCAGCAGTGCGGGGAAATTTAGTTAGTAATGAACTCAGTCGGGTAATTACCCGTGGAGTAGCGGTAGGGATTCTTGGCGAAAAGGGACAAATTCGGACAAAATCAAAGTTAGAAAATACTGAAGAAAGTCTGAAAAATATTGCGGGATTTGCCGATACAGCCGAGCAAAAGAGCCAAGATTTGCTAAATAAAATTCCCATTCCCAGTATTGATATATCTAAACTTGATCCAGCCACTGCGGTTTTAGCACAATTATTAAATGTCAATCAATCACAAACTATAAAAATCCAAGAGGAACAATCGAAAATTGTAGGTGAAACATTTGCTCAGACAATACAAATGAATCAGTCTTTGCAGTACTCTAATTTAAACTTGGCAAATATTTCCCAGCAGTCAGAAGAAGCAAATCGCGCTCGGAGAGTAGAAACATCTACCGAAGCCGCACGACTTTTGCGGGCGACTTCTCAACTAGATTTGTTTGGCAGAAAGCTTAATAAGTGAAATTTAAAATTGAGAAATCTCAATTCTTCTGATTCTAGAAAATACTTTTTTAAAAGACAGTTAGTTAACTAACATGCAATTTGCTATTCAACAAATTTTTGCCCAAGTAGGCATCGATGAGATTCTCGATAATGGTGCCGCAACCTCTCAAAGTATTGCCGAAGGTTGGGACAAACAATGGCTGGATTTATTGCAAAATAACACCAGTAATAACTTGTATGGAGCGCTGACAAATCTGGGTATTTTTTTTGCGGTAGGAACCCTGTTGTTTTTCATGATACAATTCCTCAAAGACTTACTATCCTACGAATATACTCGTCCCATATCAGCTTTAATTTGGCCTTTTATTGTAGTGATCCTCTTAAGTAATTCAGCCAATGGAAGTATTCTTTCTAATCTGACACTAGGAGTGCGGAATTTTCTAAACACTGTGAATCAGCAAGTAGTGGTATCAGCAGACGCAGACAAAATGTACCAGCAAGCACTGAATATGAGTGTTGCCGAAGAAGTAGCTGGCTCTTTGCTGCGTCCTTGTCAATCACTGACTGGCGAACAACAAAGTCAATGCTTTGTCAAAGCTGCCGAAAAAGTTAACATTCTTTGGCAAAAATATAGAGATATATATGGAAATAAAAATTGGATAATTAGACTACAAACTAAGGTAGATAATATTAGATATGGCACTGGCATTGTATCAGAAACCTCATTTAATTCTTTGTTAGGTTCTACAGTCCAAACGAGTATCAAAAACTTTTTAGTTTCGTTACAATATGCCTTCCAAAATTTGATAGAAGCTACGATGTTGCTGATAGCATCTTTAGGACCAATAGCTGTAGGTGGGTCTTTACTACCTGTAGCGGGGAAACCAATCTTCGCATGGCTGACTGGATTTTTATCTATTGGAATCGCCAAGATTTCATTCAATATTATTGCGGTGCTAACTGCCGCAGTTATTGTCAATGGGCCAGGTCAAGATGCTAATGTTGATCCAGATTTAATGTGGTTCATTATTTTTCTAGGGATTTTAGCACCACTTTTATCCTTACTTGTAGCTGCGGCTGGCGGTTTTGCAGTCTTCAGTGCTATCAGCAATACGGCTTCTTTAGTGAAGGAGAGGATATAAGTAACTCAAAATTTTCAAAGAATAATCTATCTAAGTATTGGCTATTTTCCTGACTGCTGACTATACGCAAATCATCATATATAATAGCTGAAGTTTTTTTGCAGGAGGAGATAAATAAATGGTGCGTCTACTAGAAAAAAGACAAAGAACGGGAAGTGTTTTGACAATTTTTGCGATCGCGTCCTTCAGTTTACATGTATTAGTTTTACTTTTATTCATATTCCAAGGGCTAAATATTCGCCAACTCAGTCTGAGAAAACCTCCCAACTTTGTGCAATTAATAGATGGTAAACCAGTAGGCAATATTGATGATTTAGCAAGAGAACCAGAAGCAATTCGCCGATTCATCAGCAAAACGATGATATCAATGTTTACCTGGTCGGGAACCTTACCACCACAAAATATCGAAGAAGTTGCAAATCCTAAATCAGATTTAGGAATTCTAATTAGAACATCCCAAGGTAGTAGCCAAAAAATTAGTACTAGCACTTGGATAGCAAGTTTTGCCTTATCAGAAGACTTTCGCAAAGGTTTCTTAAGCACAGTTGCAGAAATGACCCCGCCAGAAGTTTTCTCTGAAAATCCTAACCAAGTGATGACATCACAATTAATTATTAAGCGAGTTTATCCCCCAAAACAAATTGCACCAGGTAAGTGGCGAGTGGGGATGGTAGCCGACTTAATTCAAAAAAACCGAGTTGGTGGTGAAAAACTCGTCACTCCTTTTAACAAAGATTTCCTTGTCCGTGCAGTAGATTATTTTGGTAATCCCCAAGCCGACAATGGTACAGACTTGCAAAAAGCAATTTATAGTGTCCGCACTGATAAACTAGAAATTTATGAAATTCGTAATTTATGTTTGCTAGATGGGTATAACAACCTTAACGAAGATAATTTAAAGCAATGTGGGGCTAGACAAACCTCTGATAGCTTTATAAAATAAGAGATTTTTAATTCACTGAGTCATAGTTCAATTTATATAATCAATTATTAATGCAAATACTTAAACCAGAAAACAAGAGAAATAGCCCACTACCACTGTTGGCAGTAGGAACATTTGGTTTACATGTATTAACCTTGCTTTTACTAATATTTCATGGGTCTATGTTACAACAGTTAAGTCGGCAACTTTCACCTCAAAGTTTGGTACAGCTTGTTGATGGTCGCACTATAACAGTAGACGCTCAACCAAATTTAGAGCGACAGCCAGAGGCTATTCGGCGCTTTGTGGGTGAAACGATGAGCTTAATGCTTACCTGGTCACAACAACAGCCACCTACACAAGTCTGGGAAATTACCTCTCAACTTGTAGCTGATAATTTTAAACAAAAACTTAAGTCAGAAATTACTAATTTAAATCCAGATAGTCAATTTGAAAATGTTAGTAGAGGAACTGAGAATGTATTAGTCATCCAAAAAATTTCTCAACCGAAAGAAATCAGTAAGGGAAACTGGAAAGTAGAGATGTTTGCCAATCAATTAATTTTTAGCGGTTATGATAGGTTGGGAAAATCAGTTTCATTTAATAAACAAATTTTAGTTAGAGCAATAGATGAACCAGCAACTTCACTACCAAATGCGCCACTACCGACGCACTTCGCAGCTTACCGCCTTGGTGAAGCCAGATTAGAAATTTATAATGTCTGTGAAATCCAAGATAAAAATTGTTCTGGAAATCCCAACCAAGCTTTACCATGACTCGATACTCAACTCCTGCCCAAACGCCTCCTCAAAATGGATTTGCTCTAACCACCGACGATCGCCAACCAGAAGTAGAATCTTTTGATTGGGAATCACGGATCTCAAAGTTGGTTGGTTTTGAAGAAGAATCTTCTTCTGGCGATCTTCAAGGATCGGAAGACTCTGCAATGCCGCAAGAGTCGCTTTCTCAACCACAAGAAGTTCAGACTAAGCCACCCTTATCATCTAATCCCTTTGCAAAATTAGGCTTGGTAGGGGCTGCTACTTTAGCGATCGTTTTGGTGGGTGGTGTGTTTTTGTCCCAGTTGATGGGTACCAGCAATCAGAAGCCAAAAAATATTGTTTCCCCACCGGTGCGTGAGCAACCAATTAATGAATCGACCTCTCAACAGCTAGCAGTCGAAGTAGATACTCTGAAAACGAAATTAGCCCTGACTGAACAAGCACAGTTGGTAAGAGCCGCCCAACAACAACTCAGAATTGCCAAATCAACACCTAAAGTAGCCCTACGAGAACCATCAGTTTCTTCCAGAGGTACACAGAAAGTGATCCCAACACCCCCACCAATAGCTTACGCACCTCGAACAGTGACAGTTGAGCGCATTGTTAAAGTACCTGCTTCTCAACTGCCATCACCCCAACTACCAGTTGTGAAGCCAAACACTCAACCCGTAGTTAATATTGCTCCACCAGCTCCACCAAACCCATTTGAAGAGTGGGCAAAATTATCAAAGTTAGGTAGCTACGGTCAAGTAAATGCCAACGATCAACCTAATAACACGGTAGCTGCTTCTGAACCTCCAAACAATCCACAGCCGCAGCAACAGACACAAACCCCCAATCCTGAGCAAACTCCACAACAGCAAACTCCTGCTCCTCTAGTCAGTCAAGCGCAACAGCAGGGACAGAAATCTGTAGCAGTAGGAAGTAGTGCTAAAGCTGTTTTGGCGACGGCAATATTTGGGGAAACTACCAAGTCAGGCGGCGGTGGTGATACAGGTGAACAGAAAAACGTATTTGTGATCCGATTAAAAGAACCGCTAAAATCTACCGATGGTGCGATCGCTCTACCTGCAAATACCGAATTTCTAACTGAAATTAGCTCCCTCTCCGAACAAGGTCTTTTGCAGATGAACGTAGTCAAAGTTGTCTCGCAAAATAACGGCAACCCGATAGAACGAAGCTTACCCAACAATGCAATTATTATTCGCGCTAGCCAAGGTAAACCTTTAATCGCAAATAAATTTCCCAGTCAAGGTTCGTCCATAGCATCGATGGATTTAGGACTATTCGTCTTGGGAGGTATTGGGAAAGCAGCAGAGTTAATAAATCGTAGTGATACTGAACTCCAACCACTTACTTCACAAACTACCGTTGACGGCAACACCAGTAGCAGTACAACTCTTACTACTGTCACTAAAAACAGACGCGATATCGCAGCCGGGGTTGTAGAAGGTGGTTTGAACTCTGTAGTCCCCCAAATTGCCCAACGTAATCAACAGGCGATCGCCCAAATGTCCCAGCAAACGAATATTTGGTTTTTGCCAGCCGGCACAAATATTGAAATATACGTTAATCAAGTAACTCAGTTTTAAGAGGTAGGATTTATACAAATTTTAAATTTGGATTGGGTAAGGTAATTAAGTAATTAGTTTTCTTGCCATCTTCCCTATTTTCACCTATTCAATTAATCTCCTAATTTGCAACCATGACAAAGAATACTAACTTGTCAGGAAATAGCTCACGCAATTCTTATTTCCTACCTCTAGCTTCCTTAATTTTCTCGGTTGCTATGTTATTGTTGGTAGGACGTGCTGGTGCTAATAATGCTGTTCTGCGTTCCATCTTTTCCTGTCAAGCGCAGGGTTTAGGTGGACTAATACCTACAATCAAGATTTGGTATCAACAAGGAACAAACTTAAGTTTTATTCCATCTGGAGAAGTAATTAAAAAAGTTTGGTTAAACGATCCATCACAGGTAACTCTAGATTTTGATGGACCTGTATGTATGCAGTTTGGTCAAGAAGCTAATACTAATACAGGAGATTGTAAAAACTCCGCAGCAAATGTAATTCAACTCAGACGAATTAAAAAGCTAAACATTCCTGGACTTCCTCCTACTAACAATACACTTTTAACAGTTGTTACCGAAGCGCAAGGTAAAAATAAGTTATATACTTTTCGAGTGATATATGGAACAGATAATCCTGAATATCACACTTTAGCAATTTTTTCCGATCCTTCTGGTCAAGAAGGAGCTTGTGCGAAAGTTCCACAATAAACTTCAAAACTACCACTCAACAACGACTGAAGTTTAGCTTTGACAAAAAGCGCTGATGCTACGGATATCTGCATTGTGGCTTTCTTTCTAAAATCATTGCTTTAATGGGCAACTCTAAAAGAAGAGAGGCTACAAGGGTTAGGTATATTTTTGTTAGCTTTGTATTCTATACAATTAAGAACCGCTACACACCACCATTAGGTAAAGAATCATGAATGGGCAGGGTTGTATTTCAATCAATCGAAAAGCGCTATAGCAATCCGATAGCGAAGCGGTAGCGAGTCAGACGCTCCTGCGTCGCTAACGCTGCGCTATCGAGCGTCTTTGATTTCTAAACTTATTTGTGTAGGAGGCAATAGGCAAGAAGGCTCTTTGAGTTGTACTGAATTTTTTTAGAAATCAAATATGAGTCCTATATAACTTAACCATATTAGCTTAAGTTAAGTTGGCACAATAAAATCAAACTATGTAAATAAAAATGAACTAGGCTAAAACCCTTATAACTATTGCCTTTTGCCTTTTGCCTTTTGCCTTATCCCAACGACAATTATTTACGCCCAACTTACTTACTCAGGCATTTTAAGCCGACATCTTTATAATTCTTCAGATAAAAATCAAGCACAAATTTAAAATCTGTGTAAATATAAAGAAAAGCTTAAGAGGTTACAGACTCATGGTCACTGCGAAAATGATGCAACAGCTTTGGGCTGTAATCGAGTCTACCCAGGTCAACACCCTGCTCCATTTTGACGATGCTGCTTTAGTTCAATTACTCCTCCAGCAGTTAAAAGCCAAGCAGGTTATTGATGCTCAGGCAGATAGCAGCCTCAATACTTATATAAAATCTAAACTGCCTCTCATTCGTGATACGGCTGAAGGTCGGTTATCCTTCGGGCAAGGCGGCAATCATTAGCGCGAGAAATCGATTGCTTAATGCCAAGCATACGCTCAGAGTTGAAACAGTTGAATATTATGAATCACTGGCTAGTAATCGCCCTAGTAGCTTATCTAATTGGAGCCGCAATTGAAGGGGTGAGTACAGCCAGCCAGCTATCTCGTTCAGTACCAGAACTAGCTAAAAGTACACAACAAGCTCACCCTTCAGAGTCTGCCACTGGAACCAATTCGACTTGGCGAGTTGTGGCCGCTATCGCTTCAGTAAGTATCTGTGGAGCTTTTTTCTGGCCTTGCCGCCTCATCCATCGTTTAATGAAAGGGAACGTTAATTCGTAAATTTAAGCCTGGCTGAAGCTGGGGACAAAATATATCTATTTGCGGTTGGTAAATTATGCAGTTTGTTCTGGTTCTGTCGCTACCTTTTGCCCAATTTTTGGCTCGGTACCAGCAAACAGTCGTTCAATATTAGTGCGATGGCGCAAAATTACATATAATCCACCGGCAATCCCAAACAGAATATAGGGTAACGGTTGATGCAAAATTACCATGAAAATGGAAACAGCGATCGCACCTACAATTGAACTCAAAGAGACAATCCGCGATATCGCCACAACGACGGCAAACACACCGGCTGTTGCTAAACCTACCTGCCAACTCATGGCCAATAAAATCCCCAAGCTGATAGCAACAGATTTACCACCAGTAAAGCCTAAAAAAATCGATTTACTATGTCCCAGAATTGCAGCTAACCCAGCTAAGGTTACTACCCACGGTTGCCACACTTGTGCATCTATCGTTGGGGGAATAAAATTTTGACTAGAGGCAAACTTGAATAACCAGTAAACTAGAGCGATCGCTAATACTCCCTTTAAGGAATCAAGTACTAAAACGAATGCTCCTGGCCCTTTCCCCAAAGTTCTTAGCACATTAGTTGCGCCGGTGGAACCTGAACCAACTTCCCGAATATCAATACCTTTTAACTGCTTCACAGCAATATACCCAGTGGGAAAAGAACCCAGCAGGTAGGCTATGACCACAATTGCCCCACATCCGGTTAACCAAATAGCCATAATAAAATTTAAAATTCACACATTCATAATTCAAAAAACTATGTAGAAACGTTGCATTGCAACGTCTCTACTATGGACTAATTAAAAGTCATCATCATAGTTTCTCACGGTTTTGGGGTCAGGAGCAAAGGCTAACCACAGAGGAAATTGCAGCAGTGACAAACTGATTTGCTCTTCTGAATCGTCAATGATAATTAAGGGCAGTTGATTGGCTTTCGTCAATCGGTCTGCTTTCTGAGCGAGAGCATCAGAAGCCTCAAATAATACTACACCCCGGTCTGGGCCAAAATCTGGGCGACCGATTCCCAAACAGTCTTGTAAGCCGCGTCGCCATTCACCTAATCGCTCTGGTGTATTAGCTAAGACTAAAGTACGAATGCGATCGCCATACAGCTTGTGTAATATCGAAATTGCAGCTGAGGCAATCAGAATATTCTGTAAGCGGCTACCCATTGTCCGCAAACCACCCCGTCCCCCTTGGGTAAAAAACCAATTCGAGACTCGCTCTGCATGGATTGGTTCAAAGGTTCGGCGTAGTTGCCATGCTGGGCCGTAATAATCTGGTTTATTGCGGTATTGGTCAATTAGGCGGCGAATTTGCTTTGTAGTATCTTGAAACTGCTGTTGGGCAAATTGCGGTATTCCAGATTGGGGTTCAACAGGTTTAGCTTCTTTTACAGCTGGTTTTTCTCGTTCCACCACACTTGGTGTTAGTTGCAACTGTTCGGCAGCAACGGCTAAATCCTGTAAGCTACCCGTGAGATAGTCTTTAAAACCCTGCACCCGAATTGCCAAGTCTTGGGATGTACCAGCAAAAGTGGTTCGCATCTCGTTGCGGATACGTTCTTGACGGCGTTCTAGTTGTTCTACAGAAATTTGTAGGGTTTGTTTGCGTTGTTCTAACTGTACCAACGACTCTTGCACAAGTCGTCCCAGTGAGGTTTGAGTTTCACTCACTTGTCCTTGAAGGTTTTTGTAAGAAGCTTGCAGCTGAACTATTTCTTCCTTGAGGGCTGCTTCAGCCTTTTGCAACTCTGCTACTCGCTGCTCTGCTTCTGCATATAATGAATGATTTTCTGATTCTATTTCTAACCCCAGTGCGGTATTTTCCGGTTCCGACTGCGCTACAAACTCGCCATTTGAATTTTCTGTTAGCTCTACTGTAGTATCTACCACTTCTGCATTGGAGATGAGTGGCTCAAAAGTTGCGTAGTTTT
The Nostoc punctiforme PCC 73102 genome window above contains:
- the plsY gene encoding glycerol-3-phosphate 1-O-acyltransferase PlsY — translated: MAIWLTGCGAIVVIAYLLGSFPTGYIAVKQLKGIDIREVGSGSTGATNVLRTLGKGPGAFVLVLDSLKGVLAIALVYWLFKFASSQNFIPPTIDAQVWQPWVVTLAGLAAILGHSKSIFLGFTGGKSVAISLGILLAMSWQVGLATAGVFAVVVAISRIVSLSSIVGAIAVSIFMVILHQPLPYILFGIAGGLYVILRHRTNIERLFAGTEPKIGQKVATEPEQTA
- a CDS encoding TrbI/VirB10 family protein, which produces MTRYSTPAQTPPQNGFALTTDDRQPEVESFDWESRISKLVGFEEESSSGDLQGSEDSAMPQESLSQPQEVQTKPPLSSNPFAKLGLVGAATLAIVLVGGVFLSQLMGTSNQKPKNIVSPPVREQPINESTSQQLAVEVDTLKTKLALTEQAQLVRAAQQQLRIAKSTPKVALREPSVSSRGTQKVIPTPPPIAYAPRTVTVERIVKVPASQLPSPQLPVVKPNTQPVVNIAPPAPPNPFEEWAKLSKLGSYGQVNANDQPNNTVAASEPPNNPQPQQQTQTPNPEQTPQQQTPAPLVSQAQQQGQKSVAVGSSAKAVLATAIFGETTKSGGGGDTGEQKNVFVIRLKEPLKSTDGAIALPANTEFLTEISSLSEQGLLQMNVVKVVSQNNGNPIERSLPNNAIIIRASQGKPLIANKFPSQGSSIASMDLGLFVLGGIGKAAELINRSDTELQPLTSQTTVDGNTSSSTTLTTVTKNRRDIAAGVVEGGLNSVVPQIAQRNQQAIAQMSQQTNIWFLPAGTNIEIYVNQVTQF
- a CDS encoding DUF3086 domain-containing protein encodes the protein MNPEASQTPEPIDERLAEKEEQNNAVEHPVNPSVESVGETGGVSSSENYATFEPLISNAEVVDTTVELTENSNGEFVAQSEPENTALGLEIESENHSLYAEAEQRVAELQKAEAALKEEIVQLQASYKNLQGQVSETQTSLGRLVQESLVQLEQRKQTLQISVEQLERRQERIRNEMRTTFAGTSQDLAIRVQGFKDYLTGSLQDLAVAAEQLQLTPSVVEREKPAVKEAKPVEPQSGIPQFAQQQFQDTTKQIRRLIDQYRNKPDYYGPAWQLRRTFEPIHAERVSNWFFTQGGRGGLRTMGSRLQNILIASAAISILHKLYGDRIRTLVLANTPERLGEWRRGLQDCLGIGRPDFGPDRGVVLFEASDALAQKADRLTKANQLPLIIIDDSEEQISLSLLQFPLWLAFAPDPKTVRNYDDDF